One Micromonospora eburnea genomic region harbors:
- a CDS encoding NmrA family NAD(P)-binding protein — protein MRIAVTGGTGRIGGHVARLLADEGRHDVVPLSSRTAPYDDPAALRAALDGIDTLVFVSSDGEAARVTVHHHNVLDAAIRRGVRHVVLLSGLDVDLDSPFCYAYTNGHTERLLRASGLPYSIVRAGLFAEFFLGLIRQVGTSAGGTDGTVALPAADGRVSLVARNDVARCLAALALREPTNRHHDVTGPESRPVEAIASALGYRYADTAPADFASALLRHGEEPWWTYAYTSMFESIRQGRWAATSDAVVALTGRAPASLQDVLTGTS, from the coding sequence ATGAGGATCGCGGTCACCGGGGGCACCGGCCGGATCGGCGGCCACGTGGCGCGACTGCTGGCCGACGAGGGACGGCACGACGTCGTCCCGCTGTCGAGCCGCACCGCGCCGTACGACGACCCCGCGGCGCTGCGTGCCGCGCTGGACGGGATCGACACGCTGGTGTTCGTGTCCAGCGATGGCGAGGCCGCGCGGGTGACCGTTCACCACCACAACGTCCTGGACGCTGCGATCCGGCGCGGGGTCCGGCACGTTGTGCTGCTCAGCGGCTTGGACGTGGACCTGGACTCGCCGTTCTGCTACGCGTACACCAACGGTCATACCGAGCGGCTGCTCCGTGCCTCCGGCCTCCCGTACTCCATCGTCCGTGCCGGCCTGTTCGCCGAGTTCTTCCTCGGCCTGATCCGGCAGGTCGGCACGAGCGCGGGCGGCACCGATGGGACGGTCGCGCTTCCGGCCGCCGACGGTCGTGTCTCTCTCGTCGCACGAAACGACGTGGCGCGCTGCCTGGCCGCCCTGGCTCTGCGGGAACCCACCAACCGGCACCACGACGTGACGGGGCCGGAGAGCCGCCCCGTAGAGGCGATCGCCTCGGCCCTGGGCTACCGGTACGCCGACACCGCGCCGGCCGACTTCGCCAGCGCGTTGCTGCGCCATGGCGAGGAGCCATGGTGGACCTACGCGTACACGAGCATGTTCGAGTCCATCCGTCAGGGCCGCTGGGCGGCGACCTCCGACGCGGTCGTCGCACTGACCGGCCGCGCACCGGCTTCCCTCCAGGACGTGCTCACCGGCACGAGCTGA
- a CDS encoding right-handed parallel beta-helix repeat-containing protein, with the protein MEPIGTNDPTRRNFLRLATAGAAVAAGVAVARPAAAAAPDRAPFVANGALVIDVRDHGARGDGTTDDTAALQAALNAGKGQIVYLPPGTYPVSTMLSVFSGTTVVATATTVIRRTAGPAIMGNGVLGDFTATKWDGESDITIQGGVWDVNAGAVTASGSAFGFSHGHNVRFTDLTVRDVQRHHGIELNAMKTVRVVNCRFEGFSDPEGNRGYSEAVQMDYAGGPSHFGLFGAADFYGCQDIEISGCYAGPSARFPSFPRLAGSHGGPDGHQHTGLRVLNNYAVGCTEWAIRLYDWTDAVVESNQIVGGGGGIQIGPAGVQPGGNIIVRGNTLRDLSGIKEASGRPPDAAICVGRLNDARTRNLVIEGNIIQDVVFEGISVYRTDRAVVAHNVIARCGGVGVRVNSSPRAVISGNNITTPGREGIVAHVGSHGSRISDNLIELSATYGISITDNVDDVVVRDNTVFGAGTTAGTAAALRVSNYANRTALLGNTVRRRGSGSEASYGISITGTCSGTWYTGNDLRNAGPSAAVSDQGIGSLTTPGGLT; encoded by the coding sequence GTGGAACCGATCGGCACCAACGATCCGACTCGTCGCAACTTCCTGCGCCTGGCCACCGCCGGGGCCGCCGTGGCGGCCGGCGTCGCCGTCGCCCGCCCGGCGGCCGCCGCTGCTCCCGACCGGGCCCCCTTCGTCGCCAACGGCGCGCTGGTCATCGACGTACGCGACCATGGCGCACGCGGCGACGGCACCACCGACGACACCGCCGCCCTGCAGGCCGCGCTGAACGCCGGCAAGGGCCAGATCGTCTATCTCCCGCCCGGCACCTACCCGGTGTCAACCATGCTCAGCGTCTTCTCCGGCACCACCGTCGTGGCCACCGCCACCACCGTGATCCGGCGGACCGCCGGCCCCGCGATCATGGGAAACGGCGTGCTCGGCGACTTCACGGCCACCAAATGGGACGGCGAATCCGACATCACTATCCAGGGCGGCGTCTGGGACGTCAACGCCGGCGCCGTCACCGCAAGTGGCTCCGCATTCGGCTTCAGCCACGGGCACAACGTCCGGTTCACCGACCTGACCGTACGGGACGTGCAACGCCACCACGGCATCGAGCTGAACGCCATGAAGACCGTCCGGGTGGTCAACTGCCGCTTCGAAGGGTTCTCCGACCCTGAGGGCAACCGCGGCTACTCGGAGGCGGTGCAGATGGACTACGCCGGTGGACCCAGCCACTTCGGCCTCTTCGGCGCCGCCGACTTCTACGGTTGCCAGGACATCGAGATCAGTGGCTGCTACGCCGGCCCGTCCGCCCGGTTCCCCTCGTTTCCCCGGCTGGCCGGCTCGCACGGCGGCCCCGACGGGCACCAGCACACCGGCCTGCGGGTGCTCAACAACTACGCCGTCGGCTGCACCGAATGGGCCATCCGGCTCTACGACTGGACCGACGCGGTCGTGGAGAGCAACCAGATCGTCGGCGGTGGCGGCGGCATCCAGATCGGCCCGGCTGGCGTCCAACCCGGCGGCAACATCATCGTCCGCGGCAACACGCTGCGCGACCTGAGCGGGATCAAGGAGGCGAGCGGCCGTCCGCCGGACGCGGCGATCTGCGTCGGACGGCTCAACGACGCCCGCACCCGGAACCTGGTCATCGAGGGCAACATCATCCAGGATGTGGTGTTCGAGGGCATCTCCGTCTACCGCACCGACCGCGCCGTGGTGGCCCACAACGTCATCGCCCGCTGCGGCGGGGTAGGGGTCCGGGTGAACAGCTCGCCCCGGGCGGTGATCAGCGGCAACAACATCACCACCCCGGGACGCGAGGGGATCGTCGCGCACGTCGGCAGCCACGGCAGCCGCATCAGCGACAACCTCATCGAACTGTCGGCCACCTACGGCATCAGCATCACCGACAACGTCGACGACGTGGTGGTCCGGGACAACACGGTGTTCGGCGCCGGCACCACCGCCGGGACCGCCGCCGCGCTCCGGGTCAGCAACTACGCCAACCGTACGGCGCTGCTGGGCAACACCGTCCGCCGTCGAGGCAGCGGCAGCGAGGCGAGCTACGGCATCTCCATCACCGGCACCTGCAGCGGAACCTGGTACACCGGCAACGACCTGCGCAACGCCGGACCGAGCGCGGCCGTGTCCGACCAGGGCATCGGCTCGCTGACCACGCCGGGCGGCCTGACCTGA
- a CDS encoding inositol monophosphatase family protein — protein sequence MAAPTDELHALHTFAVELAGAAMRTITASRPEPATAGTKADAADWVTPFDREVERHTRDEIARRFPSHRVVGEEYGGTDGDGFTWYVDPIDGTTNFVHGLPWSSYSLAGFDSDGVAVGVVADPARGEVFSAVRGGGAFIDGRPVGCRSAGSLAGEVLLTEWSKNRPWPGMFAVLTEVSDRFAATRIMGSCALALASVGAGRAAAALLPGRYNLWDVAAGALIAREGGALVYARDGASGGVPEDGILAATRGVAKEVWRLWRAAE from the coding sequence ATGGCCGCACCGACCGATGAACTGCACGCACTGCACACGTTCGCCGTCGAACTCGCCGGCGCCGCGATGCGCACGATCACCGCGAGCCGGCCCGAGCCGGCCACCGCCGGCACCAAGGCCGACGCCGCCGACTGGGTGACGCCGTTCGACCGCGAGGTCGAGCGGCACACCCGCGACGAGATCGCCCGCAGGTTCCCCAGCCACCGGGTCGTGGGGGAGGAGTACGGCGGCACCGACGGCGACGGGTTCACCTGGTACGTCGACCCGATTGACGGCACCACCAACTTTGTGCACGGGCTGCCCTGGTCGTCGTACAGTCTGGCTGGCTTCGACTCCGACGGTGTGGCTGTCGGGGTGGTCGCCGACCCGGCACGCGGCGAGGTGTTCAGCGCGGTCCGTGGTGGCGGCGCCTTCATCGACGGCCGGCCCGTCGGCTGCCGGTCGGCCGGCTCGCTCGCCGGCGAGGTGCTGCTGACCGAGTGGTCGAAGAACCGGCCCTGGCCCGGCATGTTCGCCGTACTGACCGAGGTGTCCGACCGGTTCGCCGCCACCCGCATCATGGGCTCCTGCGCGCTGGCCCTGGCCAGCGTCGGGGCCGGACGGGCCGCCGCCGCGCTGCTGCCCGGACGGTACAACCTGTGGGACGTCGCCGCCGGAGCGCTGATCGCCAGGGAAGGCGGCGCGCTCGTGTACGCGCGGGACGGCGCGAGCGGCGGGGTGCCCGAGGACGGTATCCTCGCCGCCACCCGCGGCGTCGCCAAAGAGGTCTGGCGACTATGGCGGGCGGCGGAATGA
- a CDS encoding carbohydrate ABC transporter permease: protein MTTATSTNALPAAVMPAPAPQRRRRPRYRPAEIAVALAFLVPSTVVFVLFVFYPLVRTVWLSMHGSDIFGNATDFVGLDRYADFFGDPQLRTVLLVTLLFALCTVLPTLLLGLGLALALQAKVRAIGFFRTLMATPFAFSAASAAVVFDVFYSPSIGVFNGILSKLGMSGVEWLTDPATALPSLAVVSVWRDLGYAVLVFSAGLQAIPEEYLEAARLDGAGRWRVLTGIVLPLLTPTIFFMLVVSTIGSLQTFGEINILTGGGPDGATTTLVYGLYKSAFAFGASDYGLASVQGVVLLVLVSAITAIQFRVLQRKVFYS, encoded by the coding sequence ATGACGACCGCGACGAGCACCAACGCCCTGCCTGCGGCGGTGATGCCGGCACCCGCGCCCCAGCGCCGGCGCCGGCCCCGCTACCGGCCGGCCGAGATCGCGGTGGCCCTGGCGTTTCTCGTCCCGTCCACCGTCGTCTTCGTCCTGTTCGTGTTCTACCCGCTCGTCCGCACGGTCTGGCTGAGCATGCACGGCAGCGACATCTTCGGCAACGCTACGGACTTCGTCGGGCTGGACCGCTACGCGGACTTCTTCGGCGACCCGCAGCTGCGCACCGTCCTGCTCGTCACGCTCCTGTTCGCACTCTGCACGGTGCTGCCCACCCTCCTGCTGGGGCTCGGGCTGGCCCTCGCGCTACAGGCGAAGGTCCGGGCCATCGGCTTCTTCCGGACGCTGATGGCCACGCCGTTCGCCTTTTCCGCCGCGTCGGCGGCGGTCGTGTTCGACGTGTTCTACAGCCCGAGCATCGGCGTCTTCAATGGCATCCTCAGCAAACTCGGCATGTCCGGAGTCGAGTGGCTCACCGATCCGGCCACCGCGCTGCCCAGCCTGGCAGTGGTCAGCGTGTGGCGCGACCTCGGCTACGCGGTGCTGGTCTTCTCGGCCGGCCTACAGGCGATCCCCGAGGAGTATCTGGAGGCCGCCCGCCTCGACGGCGCCGGTCGCTGGCGGGTGCTGACCGGGATCGTCCTGCCGCTGCTCACCCCGACGATCTTCTTCATGCTCGTGGTGTCGACGATCGGTTCGCTGCAGACCTTCGGCGAGATCAACATCCTCACCGGCGGCGGCCCCGACGGCGCCACCACCACCCTGGTCTACGGCCTGTACAAGTCGGCGTTCGCGTTCGGCGCGTCCGACTACGGCCTCGCCTCGGTGCAGGGCGTCGTCCTGCTGGTCCTCGTCAGCGCCATCACCGCGATCCAGTTCCGGGTCCTGCAACGAAAGGTGTTCTACTCGTGA
- a CDS encoding ROK family protein yields the protein MVQEEIRRRNLSRLLRHVHLAGPVSRAVLGERMGLNRSTIGALTAELAAAGLVGEEAPTDTGRAGRPSLLVRPGSTRVYVLAFDVAVDWLVAARVGLGGTILERRWAPRPRAGADLERVVDVLAGFGRRLHETAPAGSVCVGVGASYCGMIRPGDGMVRFGPDMGWVDQAFGAELSRLLGLGLPVRVGNEAHLGALAEQQRGAGVGFQNLIYLHGDVGVGGGIIVGDKLLDGDGGYGCELGHMVVNPYDGRPCGCGSQGCLEAEVGERALLDAARRPAGLAGRDALRAVVDDADRGDPVARAALHHIGDWLGIGVANLINLFNPGIVVFGGMLRDVYPGTAQQVRARIARHVLPVAKERVRLRIAALGDDSTLVGAAELGFSALLADPLGALKRAAARATAGFPPG from the coding sequence TTGGTGCAGGAAGAGATCCGCCGACGCAATCTCAGCAGGCTGCTGCGACACGTCCATCTGGCCGGTCCGGTTTCCCGCGCGGTGCTGGGCGAACGGATGGGTTTGAACCGCAGCACCATCGGGGCGCTGACCGCCGAGTTGGCCGCCGCCGGTCTGGTTGGCGAGGAGGCGCCGACCGACACCGGACGCGCCGGCAGGCCATCGCTGCTGGTCCGTCCCGGGTCCACCCGGGTGTACGTGCTGGCGTTCGACGTCGCCGTGGACTGGCTGGTCGCCGCGCGGGTCGGGCTGGGCGGGACCATTCTGGAGCGCCGATGGGCGCCCCGGCCACGCGCCGGGGCCGACCTCGAACGGGTGGTCGACGTCCTCGCCGGGTTCGGTCGCCGGCTGCACGAGACGGCGCCGGCGGGCTCGGTGTGCGTTGGCGTCGGGGCGTCGTACTGCGGGATGATCCGGCCGGGCGACGGCATGGTCCGGTTCGGGCCCGACATGGGCTGGGTGGACCAGGCGTTCGGCGCCGAACTGAGCCGCCTGCTGGGGCTCGGCCTGCCGGTGCGGGTGGGCAACGAAGCCCACCTCGGGGCGCTGGCCGAGCAGCAACGCGGTGCCGGCGTCGGCTTCCAGAACCTGATCTACCTGCATGGGGACGTCGGCGTGGGTGGCGGGATCATCGTCGGCGACAAGCTGCTGGACGGCGACGGCGGGTACGGCTGCGAGCTCGGGCACATGGTGGTCAACCCGTACGACGGGCGGCCCTGCGGATGCGGCTCCCAGGGCTGCCTGGAGGCGGAGGTCGGCGAGCGGGCCCTGCTCGACGCGGCCCGGCGTCCCGCCGGATTGGCCGGCCGGGACGCCCTGCGCGCGGTGGTGGACGACGCCGACCGGGGCGACCCGGTGGCCCGCGCGGCGCTGCACCACATCGGCGACTGGCTCGGCATCGGCGTGGCGAACCTGATCAACCTGTTCAACCCCGGCATCGTGGTCTTCGGCGGCATGCTGCGCGACGTGTATCCCGGCACGGCACAGCAGGTGCGCGCCCGCATCGCACGCCATGTGCTGCCCGTCGCGAAGGAGCGGGTGCGGCTGCGCATCGCCGCGCTCGGGGACGATTCCACCCTGGTCGGTGCCGCCGAGCTCGGCTTCTCGGCGCTGCTGGCCGACCCGTTGGGTGCGCTCAAGCGGGCGGCGGCCCGAGCTACGGCCGGGTTCCCGCCGGGATGA
- a CDS encoding DUF2075 domain-containing protein, which translates to MSAFRTSADGLLRYAVSGTLADRIAEQVGHNVSTAERRSWERSLTVLGQDLADAGLGQVEVLVEYQLPLTSKRIDVMLAGTHPKTAEDSYVVVELKQWSQAESYEESDRLVLVEHARGPRLHPGVQVGDYCEYLTDFLGVLAHRRSPIVGAAYLHNAVDRDVNDLFLRRPTEQSRIFTKQRRGQFLDYLRTHLAPGSGAAAADRLLTSSVRPSKHLLSYAAAELKERSHFTLLDEQRLAYELVLHAVERARAADRKSVVVVSGGPGSGKSVIALSVLGELARQQRSVMHATGSRSFTQTLRRYAGKGSTRLKNLFGYFNSFMSAERNGLDVLICDEAHRIRETSVNRFTPKAKRDKSRPQIDELIAAARVPVFLLDEHQVVKPGELGSVDVISAYAKQLDLDVEVVSLHDQFRCGGSEEYEQWVLGLLGLDGGKPSIWTGDGRFDLRLAESPEEMEAFLRAKQAAGETARMSAGYCWPWSDPRPDDSLVPDVQIGGWSRPWNVKSDRSVGDAPGSAYWATDPNGFGQVGCVYTAQGFEYEWSGVIVGPDLVAREGRLVTQRTESKDPAFRSRKQLSDFEADRLIRNTYKVLMTRGMRGTLLYSTDPETREYLASLVQAHRGLETVYEATAP; encoded by the coding sequence TTGTCAGCGTTCCGCACCTCCGCCGACGGTCTCCTCCGTTATGCCGTCAGCGGCACGCTCGCCGATCGGATCGCCGAGCAGGTCGGCCACAACGTGAGCACCGCCGAGCGCCGGTCCTGGGAACGCAGCCTCACCGTCCTCGGTCAGGACCTGGCCGACGCGGGCCTGGGCCAGGTGGAGGTGCTGGTCGAGTACCAGTTGCCGCTCACCAGCAAGCGGATCGACGTGATGCTGGCCGGCACGCATCCGAAGACCGCCGAGGACTCCTACGTGGTCGTCGAGCTGAAGCAGTGGTCGCAGGCCGAATCCTACGAGGAGTCCGACCGCCTCGTCCTGGTCGAGCACGCCCGCGGCCCGCGCCTGCACCCCGGCGTGCAGGTCGGCGACTACTGTGAGTACCTGACCGATTTTCTCGGCGTACTCGCCCACCGCCGCAGTCCCATTGTCGGTGCCGCGTACCTGCACAACGCCGTCGACCGGGACGTGAACGATCTCTTCCTGCGGCGGCCGACCGAGCAGAGCCGGATCTTCACCAAGCAGCGCCGGGGTCAGTTTCTCGACTACCTCCGTACCCACCTGGCTCCAGGCTCCGGCGCGGCCGCCGCCGACCGCCTGCTCACCAGCTCCGTCCGCCCGAGCAAACACCTCCTGTCGTACGCGGCGGCCGAGCTGAAGGAACGGTCGCACTTCACGCTGCTCGATGAGCAACGCCTGGCGTACGAGCTGGTGCTGCACGCCGTGGAGCGGGCACGCGCCGCGGACCGCAAGTCCGTCGTGGTGGTCTCCGGCGGACCGGGCAGCGGCAAGAGCGTCATCGCGCTCTCGGTGCTCGGCGAGCTGGCCCGGCAGCAGCGCTCGGTCATGCACGCCACCGGCTCGCGCTCGTTCACCCAGACCCTGCGCCGGTACGCCGGCAAGGGCTCGACCCGCCTGAAGAACCTGTTCGGGTACTTCAACAGTTTCATGTCCGCTGAGCGGAACGGCCTTGACGTGCTGATCTGCGACGAGGCGCACCGGATTCGGGAAACCTCGGTCAACCGGTTCACGCCGAAGGCGAAGCGGGACAAGTCCCGCCCGCAGATCGACGAACTGATCGCCGCTGCCCGGGTTCCGGTGTTCCTGCTCGACGAACACCAGGTGGTCAAGCCGGGCGAGCTGGGCAGCGTTGACGTCATCTCCGCGTACGCGAAGCAGCTCGACCTGGACGTCGAGGTCGTGTCGCTGCACGACCAGTTCCGCTGCGGCGGCAGCGAGGAATACGAGCAGTGGGTCCTCGGCCTGCTCGGGCTCGACGGCGGCAAGCCGTCGATCTGGACCGGCGACGGGCGGTTCGACCTGCGGTTGGCGGAGTCGCCGGAGGAGATGGAGGCGTTCCTGAGGGCGAAGCAGGCCGCCGGGGAAACGGCGCGCATGTCGGCGGGCTACTGCTGGCCGTGGAGCGACCCCCGCCCGGACGACTCGCTGGTGCCGGACGTGCAGATCGGCGGCTGGTCGCGGCCGTGGAACGTCAAGAGCGACCGCAGCGTCGGCGACGCGCCGGGCAGCGCGTACTGGGCCACCGACCCGAACGGCTTCGGGCAGGTGGGCTGCGTCTATACCGCGCAGGGCTTCGAGTACGAGTGGTCGGGCGTCATCGTCGGCCCGGACCTGGTCGCCCGCGAAGGCCGGCTGGTCACCCAGCGGACGGAATCGAAGGACCCGGCGTTCCGCAGTCGCAAGCAGCTCAGCGACTTCGAGGCGGACCGGCTCATTCGCAACACGTACAAGGTGCTGATGACCCGGGGAATGCGGGGCACCCTCCTTTACTCTACCGATCCGGAGACGCGCGAGTACCTGGCCTCGCTGGTCCAGGCGCACCGTGGCTTGGAGACGGTCTACGAAGCCACGGCCCCCTGA
- a CDS encoding glycerophosphodiester phosphodiesterase, translating to MPILVGHRGAPLRRTENTLPSLLLAADLGADAVEFDVRASADGHPILLHDRTLQRFWGDPRTPGETGLAELRALRTDVAGEQIPTVGEVAAAVPLRLVVDNKDPKLVPAVAAELRAAGALERSCFIGEPGVLTVVRAHQPEAEIVLSWVGPELPPAALLDTVRPQALNLRWDSLTEESVERAADLGLRMWTYCIDDADAAARALAWGIDGMISNDLPAVAPVLTPVGT from the coding sequence ATGCCCATCCTCGTCGGACACCGCGGCGCGCCGCTGCGCCGCACGGAGAACACGCTCCCGTCGCTCCTACTCGCGGCGGACCTGGGAGCCGACGCGGTCGAGTTCGACGTCCGCGCCAGCGCCGACGGCCACCCGATCCTGCTGCACGACCGCACGCTCCAGCGCTTCTGGGGCGACCCGCGGACGCCCGGAGAGACCGGCCTCGCCGAGCTGCGCGCCCTGCGGACCGACGTGGCCGGCGAGCAGATCCCGACCGTCGGCGAGGTCGCCGCCGCGGTTCCGCTGCGGCTCGTCGTGGACAACAAGGACCCGAAGCTGGTACCAGCCGTGGCCGCCGAACTGCGCGCCGCGGGCGCGCTGGAGCGGTCCTGTTTCATCGGCGAGCCCGGGGTGCTCACCGTCGTGCGGGCACACCAACCGGAGGCCGAGATCGTGCTCTCCTGGGTCGGGCCGGAACTGCCGCCGGCGGCACTGCTCGACACGGTCCGGCCGCAGGCGCTCAACCTGCGGTGGGACAGCCTGACCGAGGAGTCCGTCGAACGGGCGGCCGACCTCGGGCTGCGGATGTGGACCTACTGCATCGACGACGCGGACGCGGCGGCCCGGGCGCTCGCCTGGGGCATCGACGGGATGATCTCCAACGACCTGCCCGCCGTGGCCCCGGTCCTCACCCCGGTGGGCACCTGA
- a CDS encoding metallophosphoesterase, with amino-acid sequence MNHPTTPVGTAQRCIVGGEVADTGSDGPYRRLSAAPGEPHRARTDFRPPAAPAPGRRVVATLAHLTDLHVVDPGSPARLDFAMRDGAGKPGWGGAVDWVFRPQELLTTHAAAAMTRTLAALPVDFCVVTGDNIDNAQANELGNYLSLLDGGVVRPVVGGSYHGPQRADWGDEWYWLPDAPTDRYQRRWGFPRHRGLIEAASRPFEGGGLGRPWLACLGNHDLLVGGASAARAGLASLVTGGRKPVRLPAELPSDDALHTLLTTPEVFFSGPWQPVPPVPERAFVTADEMIAAHFVAGGEPFGHGFTPANRRDGTAYYTYDPAPGLRVIVLDTNHPYGHWDGSVDHGQLRWLAEQLDGLRGPDAPLVVLASHHATASMANGYGVCADRASERAYAAALLRVALGCPNVVLWLNGHHHANRVVAHYSPSGGGLYEVTTAAITDWPCQARLIEIAIEPSGEISLTSTMVDHDSAELPADEEPGSPRWLSALHRELAFNDGVRAGRRGAAGSVVDRNVRMLLPPIPTTPQSPTTM; translated from the coding sequence GTGAACCACCCCACCACACCGGTCGGCACGGCACAGCGCTGCATCGTCGGCGGCGAGGTCGCCGACACCGGCAGCGACGGGCCGTACCGGCGGCTGTCCGCCGCCCCCGGCGAACCCCACCGGGCCCGTACCGACTTTCGGCCGCCTGCGGCCCCGGCCCCCGGCCGGCGGGTTGTCGCCACCCTGGCCCACCTCACCGACCTGCACGTGGTGGATCCCGGCTCGCCCGCCCGTCTCGACTTCGCCATGCGCGACGGCGCGGGCAAACCCGGTTGGGGCGGAGCCGTGGACTGGGTATTCCGTCCCCAGGAGCTGCTGACCACCCACGCCGCCGCCGCCATGACCCGCACCCTGGCCGCGCTGCCGGTCGACTTCTGCGTGGTCACCGGCGACAACATCGACAACGCGCAGGCCAACGAGCTGGGCAACTACCTCTCGCTGCTCGACGGGGGAGTGGTGCGGCCGGTCGTCGGCGGCAGCTACCACGGGCCCCAGCGCGCCGACTGGGGCGACGAGTGGTACTGGCTGCCGGATGCCCCCACCGACCGTTACCAGCGCCGTTGGGGTTTTCCCCGCCATCGCGGGCTCATCGAGGCGGCCAGCCGACCCTTCGAGGGCGGCGGCCTGGGCCGTCCGTGGCTCGCCTGCCTCGGCAACCACGACCTGCTCGTCGGTGGCGCCAGCGCCGCCCGGGCCGGGTTGGCGTCCCTCGTCACCGGGGGCCGCAAGCCCGTACGGCTGCCCGCCGAACTGCCGTCCGACGATGCGCTGCACACGCTGCTCACCACACCGGAGGTGTTCTTCTCCGGCCCGTGGCAGCCGGTGCCCCCGGTGCCCGAACGCGCCTTCGTCACCGCCGACGAGATGATCGCGGCCCACTTCGTGGCTGGCGGCGAACCCTTCGGGCACGGCTTCACCCCGGCCAACCGGCGCGACGGAACCGCCTACTACACCTACGACCCGGCACCCGGCCTGCGCGTCATCGTCCTGGACACCAACCATCCGTACGGGCACTGGGACGGCAGCGTCGACCACGGGCAACTGCGGTGGCTGGCCGAGCAACTCGACGGCCTCCGGGGACCAGACGCCCCGCTCGTGGTGCTCGCGTCGCACCACGCGACCGCGTCGATGGCCAACGGCTACGGCGTCTGCGCGGACCGGGCCAGCGAACGCGCGTACGCCGCCGCGCTGCTGCGGGTCGCGCTCGGCTGCCCCAACGTGGTTCTCTGGCTCAACGGCCACCACCACGCCAACCGCGTCGTGGCGCACTACTCGCCGTCCGGCGGCGGCCTCTACGAGGTGACCACCGCGGCCATCACCGACTGGCCCTGCCAGGCGCGACTGATCGAAATCGCGATCGAACCATCGGGAGAGATCAGCCTCACCAGCACCATGGTCGACCACGACAGCGCGGAGCTGCCAGCGGACGAAGAACCCGGATCCCCGCGATGGCTGTCCGCCCTGCACCGCGAACTCGCCTTCAACGACGGCGTACGGGCCGGGCGGCGCGGTGCGGCGGGCAGCGTGGTCGACCGCAACGTCCGGATGCTCCTGCCCCCCATTCCCACCACTCCACAATCCCCGACCACCATGTAG
- a CDS encoding nucleotide pyrophosphohydrolase, producing MNDLTARVRAFAEERDWQQFHTPKNLAMALAGEAGELLAEFQWLTPEQADAVMDDPEAGARVRAEIGDVMIYLTRLADVLGINLAEAALSKLDEVAIRYPVEQARGSAAKR from the coding sequence GTGAACGATCTGACGGCTCGGGTGCGAGCCTTCGCCGAGGAGCGTGATTGGCAGCAGTTCCACACGCCGAAGAACCTCGCGATGGCGCTCGCCGGCGAGGCCGGTGAACTCCTCGCAGAGTTCCAGTGGCTCACCCCCGAGCAGGCCGACGCGGTGATGGACGACCCCGAGGCCGGCGCACGCGTCCGGGCGGAGATCGGCGACGTGATGATCTACCTGACCCGGCTGGCGGACGTCCTCGGCATCAACCTCGCGGAGGCCGCCCTCAGCAAGTTGGACGAGGTCGCCATCCGCTATCCCGTCGAACAGGCCAGGGGCTCCGCCGCCAAGCGGTAA
- a CDS encoding carbohydrate ABC transporter permease: MNRLRSTGTVAGLAVLAAMVVFPLYYAVAGSLMSRDDLTRFPPALFPTSLHTSSFGDVLNAVPLARQYGNSILVSLVVVLGVLVTSVLSGYVFAFLHFPFKRLAFGMFLATMMVPAESMIIPNYLTMADWGLINTFPALFLPFLAAGFGTFLMRQFFLSFPKEVHEAAKVEGCGHLRFLWQILVPLSRPAIGTLAIHSFISSYNHYFWPLLVTSTPKMQTLQIGLAQLNSVEERAPDVIFAGVVLAIIPMLVMIYMFQRHIVRGLTAGAVR, encoded by the coding sequence GTGAACCGGTTGCGCAGCACGGGCACGGTCGCGGGACTGGCGGTGCTGGCCGCGATGGTGGTCTTCCCGCTGTACTACGCGGTCGCCGGATCGCTGATGAGCCGCGACGACCTGACCCGTTTCCCGCCCGCGCTGTTCCCGACCAGCCTCCACACGAGCAGCTTCGGCGACGTGCTGAACGCGGTACCACTGGCCCGCCAGTACGGCAACAGCATCCTGGTGTCCCTCGTCGTCGTCCTCGGCGTGCTGGTCACCTCGGTGCTCTCCGGCTACGTGTTCGCGTTCCTGCACTTCCCGTTCAAGCGCCTCGCGTTCGGCATGTTCCTCGCCACCATGATGGTGCCGGCCGAGTCGATGATCATCCCGAACTATCTCACCATGGCCGACTGGGGCCTGATCAACACGTTCCCGGCGCTGTTCCTGCCGTTCCTCGCGGCCGGCTTCGGCACGTTCCTCATGCGGCAGTTCTTCCTGAGCTTCCCGAAAGAGGTGCACGAGGCGGCAAAGGTCGAGGGCTGCGGGCATCTGCGTTTCCTCTGGCAGATCCTCGTCCCGCTGTCCCGACCGGCGATCGGCACCCTGGCCATTCACTCCTTCATCAGCAGCTACAACCACTACTTCTGGCCGTTGCTGGTCACCAGCACACCGAAGATGCAGACCCTCCAGATCGGCCTGGCCCAGCTCAACTCGGTCGAGGAACGGGCACCGGACGTCATCTTCGCCGGAGTGGTGCTCGCCATCATCCCCATGCTGGTGATGATCTACATGTTCCAGCGGCACATCGTCCGGGGGCTTACCGCGGGAGCCGTCCGGTGA